Below is a genomic region from Actinomycetota bacterium.
CGCCCTTGGCGAAGCCGCCGCCGTCGTAAGCGAACTCGGCGCGCAGCTGGTGCTTGCCAGCCGGAACCGGCTGGAAGGCCTCGATGGTGAAGGCCTGGATGCCGAGCAGGTTGTAGGCGAACTTGGCCCGTCCGTCCCTGGTGTAGAAGCTCCAGCCGCCCATGGCGCCGCCCTGGGCGATGATCGTCCCGTTCAGCGGCCCATCAGGCGCGACGACCTCGGCGGTCACCGAGAACGACTTGTTCTTGATGCTGAGGACGCTGTTCTCCGACAGCCGCGTCATGCCCGGGTAGAACACCTGAGTGTCGCCCCGGATGAGCTGCGGCCGGCCGGCGATCTCGGCGTTCATGCGTTCGCCGGTGCGGTCGTCCAGCGGGATGACGTTGTACTTGGTCGCCTCGATCAGCCACAGCCGTTGCAGCTCGTGCAGCTTGTCCGGGTGCTCTTTGGACAGGTCGTGGGCCTGGCTGTAGTCGGTGTTGCCGTCATACAGCTCCCAGACGTCGTCATCGAACGCGGCCATCTTGACCGCCCCCATCACCCAGGGCGTGCGGTGCTTGGTGACCGCGCTCCAACCCTGGAAGTAGATGCCGCGGTTGCCGAACATCTCGAAGTACTGCAGGTCGTGGCGCTCAGGGGCGCTTGCGTTGTCGAAGCTGTAGCGCATCGACGTGCCCTCCAGCGGGCTCTGGGTGACCCCGTTGACCATCGTCGGCTCGGGAATGCCGGCCACTTCCAGCACCGTTGGGGCGACGTCGATGACGTGGCAGAACTGCGAGCGCAGCTCCCCTCTGGCCTCGATCCCCTTGGGCCAGTGCACGATCGTGCCGTTGCGGGTCCCGCCCCAGTGGGAGGCGACCTGCTTGGTCCACTGGAAGGGGGTGTCCATCGCCCACGCCCAGCCGACCGCGTAGTGGTTGAAGGACTCCAGCCCGCCGAACTTGTCCAGACGCTCGGCCATGAACGCCGGCGTCTCCAACGCTCCCATGGCGTTGAAGGGGATCATCTCGTTGAAGGTGCCCTGCAGTGTGCCCTCGGCGGAGGCGCCGTTGTCGCCGATGATCACATAGACGAGCGTGTCGTCCATGACCCCGAGCTGCTGGATCGCGTCCAGCAGCCGGCCCACGTGATGGTCGGTGTGGGACAGGAACCCGGCATAGATCTCCATCTGGCGCTCGAGGACCGGCTTCAGCTCCTCGGCCATGTCGTCCCAGGCCGGGAGCTCGGCGTGCCGCTCGGTCAGGTCGGCATCGGCCGGGATGACGCCGAGCTGCTTCTGCCGGGCGAAGGTGAGCTCGCGCTGGCGGTCCCAGCCGTGGGCGAACTGGCCCGCGTACCGGTCGGCCCATTCCTTGGGCACGTGGTGGGGGGCGTGGGTGGCCCCGGGGGCGAAGTACATGAAGAACGGCTTGTCGGGCATCAGCGCCTTCTGGGACCGCACCCAGCCGATCGCGTGGTCGGCCAGGTCCTCGGTCAGGTGGTAGCCCTCCTCGGGCGTCTTGGGCGGCTCCACCGGGCTGGTGCCCTCATACAGCGCCGGGTACCACTGGTTGTCCTCACCGCCGATGAAGCCGTAGAAGTACTCGAAGCCCGACCCGGTCGGCCACATCTCGAAGGGGCCCATCGGGCTGGACTGCCACACCGGGACCTCGTGGCACTTGCCGAACTGCGCCGTCGAGTAGCCGTTCAGCTGCAGCGTCTGGGCCAGCGGGGCCTTGGTGTTGGGCCGCAGCGAGCTGTTGCCCGGCGCCGAGGTCGCGACATCGCCGACGCTGCCCATCCCGACCGAATGGTGGTTGCGGCCGCCCAGCATGGCCGCCCGCGTCGGCGCGCACAGGGCCGTGGTGTGGAACCGGTTGTAGCGCAGCCCGCCGGCCGCCAGCCGCTCGAAGACCGGCGTCTGGCACGGCCCACCGAACACGCTGGAGGCGCCGAAGCCGACGTCGTCGAGCAGCACGACCAGGACGTTGGGGGCGCCCTTGGGTGGCCGTAGGGGCTCGATCGGCGGGTACCTGGTCGCGGGGTCCTTGGCGTCGTAGGTGATCAGGCCGACCTGTGGGCGGTCGGGGATCGGCAGGATCGCCCGCTGGATGTCGCCGTTGTCAGTCATAGAACCCTCTCCTCGTCCGGACACGCCCGAGATCCTCGGCCATTGCCCCGACCATCCCCTGTTCCCGGGCGCGGCGCATCATCCCATCAGAATAAATTCGCGACCCAGCGCCACCCTGCTTGGGACCAGGGATCCGGCAGCGCCGCTCCGCACCGACCTCGCAGGCAGGGACGAGGCACCCCAGGTCGGGGCAAGCCGCGAAGGGTCGCCGATGGGTGACGGCGCGGACCGCCGTGGCGTGGCACGGTTTCCTACTGGCATGGAGTTTCGGCCAACCCTTGAGGTCCGCGAGGTCGCGGGACGGGTCTGGCTGCAGCTCCACGGTCTGGCCTACGGGGAGGGGGCCACGCTGCAGGAGGCCGCCGACGACCTGGTCGCGCGTGTCCTGGTGCTGGTGATGGCGTTTCGGTCGAGTGGCATCGGTCCGGTTTCCGGCGAGGGTCCCCTGCCGGACCTGGCCATGCTCGACTTCCTCTACGAGCTCGGGGAGATCGCCGCCGCCAACGGCGACATCAGGGATCGGCTCTTCGGCTAGGCGACCAGGCTCCCTGCTGGTCGGACCGAAGGGTCGTCGTTGAACCGGCTGTCCCGGTTGGGTCGCTGGCCGGGGAGCACCACGGTGGCGTCATTCGGCGGCATGGTGCGTGGCAACCAGGTCAGGCTGAGATTGCCGCCGAAGGCTGCGCCGGCCGAAGGCCGGCCCACAGCGCATCCACGCCGATGAATCAATCGCGCGAAGCGCACTTTGTGGCGCAGCCGCACCACTCCCCGTGGGGACATGAGCCAATTTCCAGCCCCGAGCGTCAGATCCGCAATATCCTGGCTTGAGGCTCGGCCTCGACCACCGCGGAACGACCGAACGCCTCTACCGTTCGATCCGAATCTAGTAGTGCAGTCTCC
It encodes:
- a CDS encoding arylsulfatase, with amino-acid sequence MTDNGDIQRAILPIPDRPQVGLITYDAKDPATRYPPIEPLRPPKGAPNVLVVLLDDVGFGASSVFGGPCQTPVFERLAAGGLRYNRFHTTALCAPTRAAMLGGRNHHSVGMGSVGDVATSAPGNSSLRPNTKAPLAQTLQLNGYSTAQFGKCHEVPVWQSSPMGPFEMWPTGSGFEYFYGFIGGEDNQWYPALYEGTSPVEPPKTPEEGYHLTEDLADHAIGWVRSQKALMPDKPFFMYFAPGATHAPHHVPKEWADRYAGQFAHGWDRQRELTFARQKQLGVIPADADLTERHAELPAWDDMAEELKPVLERQMEIYAGFLSHTDHHVGRLLDAIQQLGVMDDTLVYVIIGDNGASAEGTLQGTFNEMIPFNAMGALETPAFMAERLDKFGGLESFNHYAVGWAWAMDTPFQWTKQVASHWGGTRNGTIVHWPKGIEARGELRSQFCHVIDVAPTVLEVAGIPEPTMVNGVTQSPLEGTSMRYSFDNASAPERHDLQYFEMFGNRGIYFQGWSAVTKHRTPWVMGAVKMAAFDDDVWELYDGNTDYSQAHDLSKEHPDKLHELQRLWLIEATKYNVIPLDDRTGERMNAEIAGRPQLIRGDTQVFYPGMTRLSENSVLSIKNKSFSVTAEVVAPDGPLNGTIIAQGGAMGGWSFYTRDGRAKFAYNLLGIQAFTIEAFQPVPAGKHQLRAEFAYDGGGFAKGGTVSVYCDGQRVGEGRVGATQPFVFSADEGLDIGSETGTAVAPECDVEGSVFTGEINWVELNVGKDDHTHLIDPETRIQVLMARQ